One genomic segment of Aythya fuligula isolate bAytFul2 chromosome 5, bAytFul2.pri, whole genome shotgun sequence includes these proteins:
- the DHCR7 gene encoding 7-dehydrocholesterol reductase: MAAHKEKNSKERNHKNIQNDTQASQVQWGRAWEVDWFSLASILFLLMFAPLIVYYFIMSCDQYQCSLTDPLIDLLMGNKHLSDIWNKTPTLTYTAAGIYIIWVAFQVILYMFVPDFCHKFLPGYVGGVQEGAVTPAGVVNKYEINGLQAWIITHVLWFANAYYFHWFSPTIIFDNWIPLLWCANILGYVVSTFAMIKGYFFPTNAKDCKFTGNFFYDYMMGIEFNPRIGKWFDFKLFFNGRPGIVAWTLINLSYAAKQQKLYGQVTNSMILVNVLQGIYVLDFFWNEAWYLKTIDICHDHFGWYLGWGDCVWLPYLYTLQGLYLVYHPVQLSTASAIGVLMLGLIGYYIFRTTNHQKDLFRRTNGNCRIWGKKPEYIECSYMSVDGTKYYSKLMTSGFWGWARHFNYTGDLMGSLAYCLACGFEHILPYFYIIYMTILLTHRCIRDEHRCFSKYGKDWKLYTAAVPYRLIPGVF, from the exons ATGGCAGCCCACAAGGAGAAAAACTCTAAAGAACGAAACCACAAAAACATCCAAAATGATACTCAAGCTTCTCAAGTCCAGTGGGGAAGAGCATG GGAGGTAGACTGGTTTTCCTTGGCAAgcatccttttccttctcatgtTTGCACCACTTATCGTGTATTATTTCATAATGTCCTGTGACCAGTACCAGTGCTCTCTGACTGATCCGCTCATTGACTTGCTCATGGGGAATAAACATCTGTCTGACATCTGGAACAAGACTCCTACACTGACCTACACAGCTGCTGGCATCTATATTATTTGGGTTGCTTTCCAG GTGATTTTGTATATGTTTGTTCCTGACTTCTGCCACAAGTTTCTTCCTGGATATGTAGGAGGTGTACAAGAAGGTGCTGTCACTCCAGCTG GTGTAGTAAATAAGTATGAAATCAATGGACTCCAGGCTTGGATCATAACCCATGTACTTTGGTTTGCCAATGCCTATTACTTCCACTGGTTCTCGCCTACCATCATTTTTGACAATTGGATTCCTCTCCTATGGTGTGCCAACATCCTGGGATATGTAGTTTCCACATTCGCAATGATAAAAGGCTACTTTTTCCCTACTAATGCTAAAGACTG CAAATTCACTGGCAACTTCTTTTACGACTACATGATGGGGATTGAATTTAACCCTCGAATAGGAAAGTGGTTTGATTTCAAGCTGTTCTTCAATGGGCGCCCTGGCATTGTAGCCTGGACTCTGATTAACCTTTCCTATGCTGCTAAACAACAGAAGCTGTATGGCCAAGTAACCAACTCCATGATCCTTGTCAATGTCCTTCAG GGTATTTATGTTTTGGACTTCTTCTGGAATGAAGCCTGGTATTTGAAAACGATTGATATCTGCCATGATCATTTTGGATGGTACTTGGGCTGGGGAGACTGTGTTTGGTTGCCTTACCTCTACACTTTGCAG GGTTTATATTTGGTTTACCACCCTgtgcagctcagcacagccagTGCCATAGGGGTCTTGATGTTGGGCTTGATTGGCTATTATATCTTCAGAACGACGAACCACCAGAAAGATCTCTTCCGTCGTACAAACGGCAACTGCAGGATATGGGGGAAGAAGCCAGAATACATTGAGTGCTCCTACATGTCTGTGGATGGGACCAAGTACTACAGCAAGCTGATGACCTCAGGATTTTGGGGCTGGGCACGCCATTTTAACTACACGGGAGATTTGATGGGCTCCTTGGCCTACTGCCTGGCTTGTGGGTTTGAACACATCTTGCCCTATTTCTACATCATTTATATGACTATTCTGTTGACTCACCGTTGCATTAGGGATGAACACCGTTGTTTCAGCAAATATGGGAAGGACTGGAAGCTCTACACTGCTGCAGTGCCTTACCGGCTTATACCAGGAGTATTTTAA